Proteins encoded together in one Gemmatimonadota bacterium window:
- a CDS encoding Gfo/Idh/MocA family oxidoreductase: MVGGGPGAFIGAVHRMAAALDGEYRLLAGSFSSAFDKSRQSGDELGVAPDRVYETYSEMAVAEGALPKESRIQAVSIVTPNHLHFPVARAFLEQDIHVICDKPLTTTLEDAEQLCRLAAERDLVFAVTHNYTGYPMVKEARERVRAGALGQIRKVVVEYSQGWLATLLEAEGQKQAEWRIDPERGGVSAVLGDIGSHAHNLVRYVTGLEVQRLFADLGTVVEGRELDDDATVLLELDGDVRGLLFASQICTGERNHLRLRIYGAEGGLDWSQEDPNRLRLVAPNGSEHILFPGTDELSERARAHTRLPGGHPEGFIEAFANVYRNVARTLSDDAEGPFDRDFPTVQDGAHGVHFIHKAVDSDQRGAWVDAAYSPPAAGGAT; encoded by the coding sequence ATGGTCGGTGGGGGCCCAGGCGCCTTCATCGGAGCGGTGCACCGCATGGCGGCCGCGCTCGATGGTGAGTATCGGCTCTTGGCCGGCTCCTTCTCGTCGGCCTTCGACAAGTCGCGCCAGTCTGGCGACGAGCTGGGGGTGGCCCCGGACCGGGTCTACGAGACGTACTCCGAGATGGCTGTGGCCGAGGGCGCCCTGCCGAAAGAAAGCCGGATCCAGGCGGTGTCGATCGTCACGCCCAACCACCTACACTTTCCCGTGGCGCGGGCCTTCCTCGAGCAGGACATCCACGTCATTTGCGACAAACCGCTGACGACCACACTAGAGGACGCCGAGCAACTCTGCCGGTTAGCTGCGGAGCGCGATCTCGTCTTCGCGGTCACCCACAACTACACCGGGTATCCGATGGTAAAGGAGGCCCGGGAGCGGGTGAGGGCAGGGGCGCTCGGTCAGATCCGAAAGGTGGTGGTCGAGTATTCCCAAGGATGGCTCGCTACCCTGCTCGAGGCCGAAGGACAGAAACAGGCCGAGTGGCGGATCGACCCGGAGCGAGGCGGGGTGTCGGCGGTCTTGGGTGACATCGGCTCGCACGCCCACAACCTCGTCCGGTACGTGACCGGTCTCGAGGTGCAGCGGCTCTTCGCCGATCTCGGTACCGTGGTCGAGGGCCGCGAGCTCGACGACGACGCGACCGTACTGCTCGAGCTCGACGGCGACGTGCGGGGGCTGCTCTTCGCGTCCCAAATTTGTACGGGGGAGCGCAACCACCTCCGCCTGCGCATCTACGGGGCGGAGGGCGGACTCGACTGGTCACAGGAGGATCCGAACCGGCTGCGACTCGTAGCGCCGAACGGTTCCGAGCACATCCTCTTCCCCGGCACCGACGAGCTGTCCGAGCGGGCGCGCGCGCACACTCGGTTGCCGGGCGGTCATCCGGAAGGCTTCATCGAGGCATTCGCGAACGTGTACCGCAACGTGGCACGTACTCTGAGCGACGACGCGGAAGGACCGTTCGACAGAGACTTTCCCACGGTGCAGGACGGAGCCCACGGAGTGCATTTCATCCACAAGGCCGTTGACAGCGATCAGCGGGGTGCGTGGGTCGACGCGGCGTATTCGCCGCCTGCGGCCGGAGGAGCGACATGA
- a CDS encoding sugar phosphate isomerase/epimerase — MSRPVTLFTGQWADLPLTELAEKAAGWGYDGLELACWGDHFDVVRAAEDPSYCVARREMLQSHGLDVWAISNHLVGQAVCDVIDARHQSILPGHVWGDGDPAGVRQRAADEMKLTARAASNLGVEVVNGFTGSSIWHLLYSFPPVSEAMIDAGFQDFADRWNPILDVFDQEGVRFALEVHPTEIAYDIVTAERALQALGRREAFGFNYDPSHLAYQGVDVVDFILRFAERIHHVHMKDVWWSDTPTAAGVFGGHLPFGHPDRFWDFRSLGRGHVPFEEVMRALNRIGYRGPLSVEWEDTGMDREHGAEEACDFVHSIDFPTSSSDFDAAFSEG, encoded by the coding sequence ATGAGCAGACCCGTCACGTTGTTCACCGGCCAGTGGGCCGATCTTCCGCTTACCGAGCTCGCCGAGAAGGCAGCAGGCTGGGGGTACGATGGCCTCGAGCTCGCGTGCTGGGGTGACCACTTCGACGTCGTGCGCGCGGCCGAAGACCCGAGCTATTGCGTGGCTCGGAGGGAGATGCTGCAGTCCCACGGACTCGACGTGTGGGCGATCAGCAACCACCTCGTAGGGCAGGCTGTCTGTGACGTCATCGATGCGCGCCACCAGTCGATTCTGCCCGGGCACGTGTGGGGTGATGGCGATCCGGCGGGGGTCCGGCAGCGTGCTGCTGACGAGATGAAGCTGACGGCGCGGGCCGCGTCCAACCTCGGCGTAGAGGTCGTAAACGGCTTCACCGGCAGCTCGATTTGGCATCTGCTGTACTCCTTCCCGCCGGTATCCGAAGCAATGATCGACGCGGGATTTCAGGACTTCGCCGACCGGTGGAATCCGATTCTCGACGTCTTCGACCAAGAAGGAGTCCGCTTCGCTCTCGAAGTGCACCCGACCGAGATCGCGTACGACATCGTAACCGCCGAGCGTGCACTGCAGGCGTTGGGCCGCCGCGAGGCGTTCGGCTTCAACTACGACCCGAGCCACCTCGCGTACCAGGGCGTCGACGTGGTCGACTTCATCCTCCGTTTCGCGGAGCGGATCCACCACGTGCACATGAAGGACGTGTGGTGGTCCGACACGCCGACGGCCGCGGGCGTCTTCGGTGGACACTTGCCGTTCGGGCACCCCGACCGGTTCTGGGACTTCCGCTCGCTCGGTCGCGGGCACGTGCCGTTCGAAGAGGTGATGCGCGCGCTGAACCGGATCGGATACCGGGGTCCGCTCTCGGTGGAGTGGGAGGACACGGGCAT